The Methanosarcina barkeri str. Wiesmoor DNA segment TGCAAATTTTATAATAATTCTCCAAAAACGATAACAGGAAAATTGTTATTTTTTTGAAGACATCTGCGGAAAGTGAGATATTACAAAACTTTCGCTACACTACCAATTTCATTGGTCATCGGTTGGGAATTCTCTCGCCTGAAAGCTATCGATTTTGCATTAGAAGCCGTCCTTAAATTTTGGCCTCTTTACATGAAATCGACACCCTGTTCAACCTCATTACTTATAAAATATTTTACAAGTACTAGGGCATTGCTGCAATTTGTCATGATTCCTTACTTAACTTAAGACGCATGCTACCAATTTTAAAGATATAGTAGGTCACAGCACTTTTCGAATAGGCTCTTTCTTTGTTCTTTCCGGTCAGTTACAACTCAAGTCTCATGCTCGTGCATATGCTCTTTGTCGTGGGCATGCAGATGCTCGTGCACAAGCTTGCCGTGAAAGTGCATGTGCTCATGAATCAGATTTGTGGAAAGAAGGAGTTCCAGGTTATCCAGCACTTTCTCCGCATTTCCATCCGCAACAATTCTATGATCTTCACTCATGACTATGGCCCTTTTGCTGATCTGTTCTACCAGTTCCAAGTCATGAGTGGCAATAATTATCGTCTTTCCCCTGTTTCCAAGCTCCTGTAATAGCTCTGTAAGCCATAGCTGGGTTCTTGGGTCCAATCCAGCGGTAGGTTCATCCAGTAAAAGGATATCAGGATTAGTAGCCAGGATAGTTGCAATACAAACCTTTTTCTTTTCCCCTCCGCTCAGAGTGTGAGGCGCCCGATCTTTGAGCTTGGTCAATTCCATCATTTCCAGGACTTCCATTACTCTGGTCTTGACGTCTTCTGGAGTCATATTAAGCTGCAGGGGCCCAAATGCAATCTCTTCAAAGACCGTAGACGAGAAGAGCTGCACATCTGAATTTTGAAAGACAAAGCCAACTCTTGTCCGGAAATAGGACCTGAATTTATTGTCCTTAATAGTATCGAAAACCTCTTCTATTACCATATTGTCAAAGGCGTAGAATTCTCCGGCTGTTGGATATATAAGTCCATCCAAAATAGCCAGTAGAGTCGATTTGCCGCTACCGTTTGAGCCAATTATGGATATCTGCTCGCCGGAATTAACCTTGAAGTTGATATCTTTCAAGGCATTTATCTTTCCCGTATAGGAATATGATACATTCCTTAATTCAAAGATCGTCCCCACGTTCATGTCACCTAAATATATTTTGGGAAGTCGCCACCAGGACTATGCTCAGGGCTATCGATGCTGCACCTGTGATATAATCTCGCTTACGCATTTTGAACTCTTCCATCGTTTTAACATCTCCGGTGAAGCCTCTGGATAACATAGCCATATGAACTTTTTCGCTCATATCCAGAGATCTTATTAGTGTGTATCCTATGCGTCCTCCGACCCACTTCTGCTCCTCAAACATGTTTCGAGACCTTATTGTCCTGGCTTTCTTTGCAATATACATCTCGCGAACAAGATCTATTAATAAGAAAATGTACCTGTAAGCCATACCTAGCGTGAGAACATAGATCCTTGGGACGCCTACACTGCGTATAGCCTTAAAGAGCATTTGCTGAGGTGTAGTGAGAAAGAGCAGAACTATGGCAGAAACACATGTTGCAACACGCATAATAAATATACTTGCTGCGTAGACACCCTGCTTCGTAATATAAACGCTTTCCGGCAGCGAAAATGGCCCAAGGTGAGCCCCAGGCCCCAGATATATCAATTGAATAAGTGGATCACCCGGAAAGAAGATGTTGAAAATCATGGGTAAGGCAATAATTGCCGAAAAAATGGGAATAAAGAGCCAGACTCGTTTGATAAAATAACTGACTTCAATCTTGCTGATGTATGCGATTAGTACTAAAAAAACATAGACAGATGTCAGTATCTTCAGATTAGTTACCAGGACCGTTGCAAATATTATGGTCATGATGGAAATCAGCTTGACCCTTGGATCCAGGCTCTGAAGCAGGCCCTTACGCCTTGAGTAGCTTTCCGCAATAAAAGCAGCTTCTATGAATTTGAAAATTTCCTCAATTGTCCTGCCTATGAAGCTTTTCTTTCCGTGATACGTAGCTAGGCATTCGCAAGTTTCATCATTCACTTCTTTCATCCATTCCGGAATCATAAACCTCCAGAAAAAGTAAACTGAGGTATTGGTCAGTTAATCTTTAGCAATCTTTTTGCCCATGAAGTACAAGATGCCCACGCACAATATTACTCCTATCGCAGCTGCTAAAATATATCCCATAATCGGAGGGAGATTTGAAAAGCCGTAATCAGAGATTGGGGCATGCCAGAGGTCTGAAAGCTTTTCCAGGCCCGGTGGCATATAACCGACTCTGGCTTTAAGCTCCTCCGGGGCCCATTCACCATATGCAGTGCCTGCCGCAAGCAGTCCCAGAGGTGTTAGAATTATCAACAACAGAATACCAATAGCCAGGTCTCTTGTGCTTTTTTTCTTTGATACTTCTTGAGGAGCAGCTTTCTCTGCATAGAATATGGATGGATCTGTTCTCTGAATATAGACAAATATCAATGCTGAAACTAGTGCTTCAAGGATACTGAATACAAATGCATGCTCCAAGAACATAGCTGGAACAGTTACACTTAGCGGATATGGCATATAGAGAGGTAAACCATTTGCACCTCTATATAAAATAGGCTGCAATCCAAGAATAAATCCTATGAACGTAGCTGCTACGGTGAGGGATAACCAGGCCCCGATGGCTATAGCGATTACCCTTCGTGAGGATTTGATATCTGTGTTTCCGCTAATAAACTTGTAAGTGTAATAACCAATAAAAGGCATAATAACTGCCATACTGAAACAGTTTGCCGCATAAGCGGTTACCCCTCCATCCCCAAACAGTAGCGCTTGTAGCGCCAGGGCTATAGATATGGCTATAACTGCAGCCCATGGTCCTATAACGACAGCAATTATAGCCCCACCCACTGCATGGCCGCTGCTTCCACCGGGCACGGGCAAATTGAACATCATAATAACAAAAGCGAATGCTGATGCTAGGGCAAGCAGCGGAGCTCTTTTAGACCCAAGGGTTCCCATTTTCTTTCCTGCATAAAGCCAAATCGGGATCATGATGATCCAGAATGCGATAAATGTACTTGGGCCTAAATAACCATCCGGAATATGCATAGCATCCCCAAAATTGCAAATATATTCCTTGTCACATATAATTGTATTTTTATCATATAAAAATAGTGTATAAGCATACGTTATATGCTATAATTTTTCTATACTTAATACTTTATTTTGCTTTCGGCAAGTTGACATTTATTTTCTATACTTTTAATGATAACGATTTTGGTAAAAATATCCCCCTTAATTGTAAGTAGTTATTAGGTTAATATATAGCCCAAATATGACCTTTTATAATAACTTTTAATGAATAAATGTTTCAGTACTTGTATATGCCGTGGAAGTTGAGCCAAATGTTAACCAGCTTTAAACCTAAGATTAAGTCTGTGTTTTTTCAAAAACGACATCAAAATTTATCATATAAAAAAAATATTCTAATCTTTAATGACGACACGTCGAAAGCAGGTAAAAACATGAGAAAAACATAGCAATTGAAATTTACAGTACTTAAGGTACACTACCAAATTCAAAGATCAGTTAAAATTCAAAGATCAGTCAAATTTCCATTGGTCATCGGTTAAGATATTTTCTTGCCTGAAATATATCAATTTTGCATTAGAAGTCAGCCTTAAATTTTTTTCTCTTAACATGAAATCGATACTTGTTCCAGCTCATAATTTATTAAAATATTTAACAAATGTTAAGGGAGTTGACGTAACTTATCACGATTCCTCACTTAACTGAAGACAATGAAGACCATTAAAGCCATGAAGATAGATTAAAAAACCGTGAGGAAAAGTTTCACTCACTAATTTCTTCTTCCTGATCACCATGCTTATGCTTTTCATGGTGTTCATGTTCATGGTGTTCATGTTCATGGTGCTCATGTTCATGGTGCTCATGTTCATGGTGCTCATGTTCATGGTGCTCATGTTCGTGGTTATGTTCATGCTCGATTTTGTTTACTTTTATTTGTTTTCTCTCAAAGACCTCATGTACCGAATCATTTACAGCAGCTTTAACAGCTTCTTTATCAACGTTTGAAACCGCTGAAAGTATCTTGAGGGTAGGGGTAGCTCCTTCCTTTGATTTGATCACATCTTCCTGGGGCTCTTCATAATATATTGTAATGTTCTGTTTCACGGTTTCTGACCCATTGTCCAAGAAAAGCTTGATGTGCCCTATAAACTCGGGATTTAGTTGCAGCACCTTTGCTTTTATTGTGTTCATCAGTTCGGTTGTTAATTCCCTGGAAACCTCAGTACTCAGGTTTCCATTTTCAACCGCAAACTCTACAGAATAACTGCCTACTTTTGAGGCTTCAATTGAATTTTCTGTCTCCTGAGGTGCAGAAGGTTCAGCTTTAGAAGGTTTTACTTCTTCTGTTATCTCAGTCGGGACTTCTTTGGATAGTTCTTCAAGATCAGGAAGCACTAATCGCATAAAATTCTCAAAGCTTTCACCTGTGTCTTTTCCTGAAAGCAGGACTACCCTGGACTTCGGATTCAGTTGCTGGACCGAGGCTTCAAGGATTGGAATTCGAATAGGTTCTATCAGGTCTATCTTATTTATCCCGAGAATTTCCGCATCGATAATCTGCCTCATGGCAAATTCCTTTACTTCTTTCATCAGGTACTTGAAACGGCTGCCGTCAATCAGGGTCACAAGAGGAGCGATTTTTACCTGCTCACCAAGGTTCATAAGTTCAATTTCTTTCTTTATTAGATTCGGGAAGGCGATGCCTGTGGGTTCGATCATAAGGATGTCAGGCTTGTATTCATTTGCAAGATGAGTAACTGTTACCCTTAATCCTACTTTCAGAGAACAGCAGATGCACCCACTTGTGATCTCTTTCGTATCGAACCCGAACTTTTTTATCACATCCCCATCAATTCCGACTTCCCCGATCTCGTTCACTATAATGGCAACTTTTTTCCCTTTCTCTGCCAGGTATTTGCCCATATTGATAATAGTGGTGGTTTTTCCGCTTCCCAGAAATCCTCCCACTACAATGACCTGCACGTTTTTTCCTCCCTTCGTATCTTCTTGCTTATTGCTTATTTTTTCCCTATTTGCTTTTAATCTCAATAAGCTTACCCTTTTTTACTTTCCTGCGACTGTCAGATTTTCCCATTTAAATCTATCGTCAGGGCAGGCGTGCAGACAACGCTGGCAATTTGCACCATCACAGAGGTCAGTCCTTATTTTTACGACTCCGTTTTCTTCCATTCTCAGGGCTCCGTTGGGGCAGACCTTTACGCACTTATGGCAACCTTCACACCCCTCAATTACCATGGTAAGGTAAGTCCCGACCTTTTCCAGTACTTCAAGTCCTTCTTCTCCAAGTTCAGGAATATCCCTTTCAACCTGGCGGTCAATTTTGAGAATAGAGGAAGGCTCACCAATTATGGGCAGTTTTTTCTTCTTCAGGAACTTCTGAAGCATCTTAAAAGCCATTCCCTCGTTCCAGTAAGCAAGCTCCAGCATATAAGCTTCCTTAAAAGCATCGGAGGTTGCAAACATTACATGGGTGCCCACTATTTCCTTTGCAA contains these protein-coding regions:
- the cbiQ gene encoding cobalt ECF transporter T component CbiQ, with translation MKEVNDETCECLATYHGKKSFIGRTIEEIFKFIEAAFIAESYSRRKGLLQSLDPRVKLISIMTIIFATVLVTNLKILTSVYVFLVLIAYISKIEVSYFIKRVWLFIPIFSAIIALPMIFNIFFPGDPLIQLIYLGPGAHLGPFSLPESVYITKQGVYAASIFIMRVATCVSAIVLLFLTTPQQMLFKAIRSVGVPRIYVLTLGMAYRYIFLLIDLVREMYIAKKARTIRSRNMFEEQKWVGGRIGYTLIRSLDMSEKVHMAMLSRGFTGDVKTMEEFKMRKRDYITGAASIALSIVLVATSQNIFR
- a CDS encoding GTP-binding protein, giving the protein MQVIVVGGFLGSGKTTTIINMGKYLAEKGKKVAIIVNEIGEVGIDGDVIKKFGFDTKEITSGCICCSLKVGLRVTVTHLANEYKPDILMIEPTGIAFPNLIKKEIELMNLGEQVKIAPLVTLIDGSRFKYLMKEVKEFAMRQIIDAEILGINKIDLIEPIRIPILEASVQQLNPKSRVVLLSGKDTGESFENFMRLVLPDLEELSKEVPTEITEEVKPSKAEPSAPQETENSIEASKVGSYSVEFAVENGNLSTEVSRELTTELMNTIKAKVLQLNPEFIGHIKLFLDNGSETVKQNITIYYEEPQEDVIKSKEGATPTLKILSAVSNVDKEAVKAAVNDSVHEVFERKQIKVNKIEHEHNHEHEHHEHEHHEHEHHEHEHHEHEHHEHEHHEKHKHGDQEEEISE
- the cbiM gene encoding cobalt transporter CbiM, encoding MHIPDGYLGPSTFIAFWIIMIPIWLYAGKKMGTLGSKRAPLLALASAFAFVIMMFNLPVPGGSSGHAVGGAIIAVVIGPWAAVIAISIALALQALLFGDGGVTAYAANCFSMAVIMPFIGYYTYKFISGNTDIKSSRRVIAIAIGAWLSLTVAATFIGFILGLQPILYRGANGLPLYMPYPLSVTVPAMFLEHAFVFSILEALVSALIFVYIQRTDPSIFYAEKAAPQEVSKKKSTRDLAIGILLLIILTPLGLLAAGTAYGEWAPEELKARVGYMPPGLEKLSDLWHAPISDYGFSNLPPIMGYILAAAIGVILCVGILYFMGKKIAKD
- a CDS encoding energy-coupling factor ABC transporter ATP-binding protein, whose amino-acid sequence is MGTIFELRNVSYSYTGKINALKDINFKVNSGEQISIIGSNGSGKSTLLAILDGLIYPTAGEFYAFDNMVIEEVFDTIKDNKFRSYFRTRVGFVFQNSDVQLFSSTVFEEIAFGPLQLNMTPEDVKTRVMEVLEMMELTKLKDRAPHTLSGGEKKKVCIATILATNPDILLLDEPTAGLDPRTQLWLTELLQELGNRGKTIIIATHDLELVEQISKRAIVMSEDHRIVADGNAEKVLDNLELLLSTNLIHEHMHFHGKLVHEHLHAHDKEHMHEHET